The proteins below are encoded in one region of Mycolicibacterium neworleansense:
- a CDS encoding alpha/beta hydrolase, whose product MPFIEHDRGRAYYRHWAVPEPRAAVVFLHGFGEHGGVYHRYGFALNAAGIDLWAVDQFGHGLTPGTRGDFGSIEDSSSLAEALTVLAERETPDIPLVAQGHSFGSVVTLFRLLGQPDRYRAGIISGAPLVPIPEMLDKDTSLDLDPSWLSSDPFYLDALENDPLAFVDADGAALTRELDRAWDRFGAELPKLTVPTLALHGSADVIAPADAVKAYSGQIEPLQFKEFPGRRHDILNEDVHREVATDIVAFIDAQIG is encoded by the coding sequence ATGCCATTCATCGAGCACGATCGCGGGCGGGCCTACTACCGGCACTGGGCCGTACCCGAACCCCGCGCGGCCGTCGTCTTCCTGCACGGGTTCGGTGAACACGGCGGGGTCTACCACCGCTACGGTTTCGCACTCAACGCCGCCGGCATCGACCTGTGGGCGGTCGACCAGTTCGGGCACGGCCTGACCCCGGGGACGCGCGGGGATTTCGGCTCGATCGAGGACAGTTCGTCGCTGGCCGAGGCGCTCACCGTGCTCGCCGAGCGTGAGACCCCGGACATCCCGCTGGTGGCACAAGGACATTCATTCGGGTCGGTGGTGACGCTGTTCCGGCTTCTCGGTCAACCCGACCGCTACCGAGCCGGCATCATCTCCGGCGCCCCGCTGGTCCCGATACCCGAAATGCTCGACAAGGACACGTCATTGGACCTGGACCCGAGCTGGCTCTCGTCGGATCCGTTCTACCTGGACGCCCTCGAAAACGACCCGTTGGCCTTCGTCGACGCCGACGGGGCCGCGCTCACCCGCGAGCTGGACCGGGCCTGGGACCGCTTCGGCGCAGAACTGCCCAAGCTCACGGTGCCCACCCTGGCGCTGCACGGCTCGGCCGACGTGATCGCCCCGGCCGACGCGGTCAAGGCCTATTCGGGACAGATAGAACCCTTGCAGTTCAAGGAATTTCCGGGCAGACGCCATGACATCCTCAACGAGGATGTGCACCGCGAGGTGGCGACGGACATCGTGGCGTTCATCGACGCGCAGATCGGCTAA
- a CDS encoding TetR family transcriptional regulator, with translation MADERDRILDIVVEILESEGYEAVQLREVARRAKTSLATIYKRYSTRDELILAALDSWMAENRYSGVAGQTRAPGESLYEALMRMFRTIFEPWEKHPDMLRAYSRARAAPGGDRLERRGLDAVVPAGLSILAGVDEEFVHDLDTILMSLVFGLVGRFTAGEIAITEILPSLDRTVYWLTAGYEARR, from the coding sequence GTGGCAGATGAGCGTGATCGGATCCTCGACATCGTCGTGGAGATACTCGAGTCCGAGGGCTACGAGGCCGTGCAACTGCGGGAGGTGGCGCGCCGGGCCAAGACCTCGCTGGCCACGATCTACAAGCGCTACTCCACCCGCGACGAGTTGATCCTGGCCGCGCTTGATTCGTGGATGGCGGAGAACCGGTACTCGGGTGTGGCCGGTCAGACGCGCGCACCGGGGGAGTCGCTGTACGAGGCGCTGATGCGGATGTTCCGCACGATCTTCGAGCCGTGGGAGAAGCACCCCGACATGCTCAGGGCATACTCGCGGGCGAGGGCGGCACCGGGTGGGGACCGGCTGGAGCGCCGTGGGCTCGACGCGGTGGTTCCCGCGGGCCTGTCGATCCTGGCCGGGGTCGACGAGGAGTTCGTGCACGACCTCGACACCATCCTGATGAGCCTGGTCTTCGGGCTGGTCGGCCGGTTCACCGCGGGCGAGATCGCGATCACCGAGATCCTGCCCAGCCTCGACCGGACTGTCTACTGGCTCACCGCGGGGTACGAGGCGCGGCGTTAG